One Thalassoglobus sp. JC818 genomic region harbors:
- a CDS encoding alpha/beta hydrolase — protein sequence MGTRSTSWKKRGWRWVVFAGSVFLGMLLMLALLQRKLIYVPDSRPVELSDALSVCELTEDVKLDVAPGVQLCGWHSRCSPQERASKRLVILFPGNAGNRLKRVSLLEQYHQLNCDTLIFDYRGYGGSAGSPAESDISDDSLKVWDFAIEKLGYQPSQIICSGQSLGGGVATRLAWELSQRKTPPAGLILTATFSSLADAASVHYPWLPVKALLVEKYPSAERIRNVDCPLLVIHGKQDRIVPFELGQRLFEAAPDQVQGIPKTFVELPQAGHNDILHVAAEDVLHAKRAFFQQLGDD from the coding sequence ATGGGAACACGCTCGACAAGCTGGAAGAAACGAGGATGGCGTTGGGTTGTGTTTGCAGGGAGTGTTTTTCTGGGAATGCTACTCATGCTCGCTCTGCTTCAGCGGAAACTGATTTATGTTCCCGATTCTCGTCCGGTTGAGCTGTCAGACGCACTCAGCGTTTGTGAGTTAACTGAAGATGTCAAACTCGATGTCGCACCAGGTGTTCAACTTTGTGGCTGGCACAGTCGATGTTCTCCGCAAGAGCGAGCTTCAAAGCGGCTGGTCATCCTCTTTCCAGGAAACGCTGGCAACCGACTGAAGCGAGTCTCATTGCTGGAGCAGTATCATCAGCTCAACTGCGACACATTAATTTTCGACTACCGAGGTTATGGAGGAAGTGCGGGGTCGCCTGCTGAGTCAGATATTTCGGATGACTCACTCAAGGTTTGGGACTTCGCCATTGAGAAGCTTGGCTATCAACCTTCGCAGATCATTTGCAGTGGACAATCTTTGGGAGGAGGAGTCGCTACTCGGCTCGCCTGGGAATTGTCCCAACGCAAGACTCCTCCCGCCGGGCTTATTCTAACGGCCACGTTTTCTTCACTCGCGGACGCAGCGAGTGTTCATTATCCGTGGTTACCGGTGAAAGCTTTGCTGGTCGAAAAATATCCTTCGGCCGAGCGGATCCGGAATGTCGACTGCCCACTGCTCGTGATTCATGGAAAACAGGACCGGATCGTCCCGTTCGAACTGGGGCAGAGATTGTTCGAAGCTGCTCCCGATCAGGTGCAGGGGATTCCGAAAACATTCGTCGAGCTTCCGCAGGCTGGTCACAATGACATTCTTCATGTCGCTGCCGAGGACGTTCTTCATGCGAAACGAGCTTTCTTTCAGCAACTCGGTGATGACTAG
- a CDS encoding DNA-3-methyladenine glycosylase encodes MARLHLIEADPVLAELIDRVGPCTLKRQTNRYRTLLRAIVGQQISAAAAKSVFRRLEAAVHTSTLQPESVAELTDEELRSVGLSSQKSRYIRDLTEHVLDGRLKLRALHHRSDEEVIELLTDVKGIGHWTAQMFLMFSLGRPDVLPWGDLGIQTAMKRLYQLDELPDRVHCHALAEPWRPYSTVACLYLWRTID; translated from the coding sequence ATGGCGAGACTCCACTTGATAGAAGCTGACCCCGTCCTCGCGGAGTTGATCGATCGTGTCGGGCCTTGCACGCTGAAGCGGCAGACGAATCGGTATCGAACGCTTCTACGTGCCATCGTCGGTCAACAAATCTCTGCCGCAGCTGCCAAATCTGTTTTTCGTCGACTCGAAGCAGCGGTTCATACGTCGACCTTACAGCCTGAGTCTGTTGCCGAGTTGACTGATGAGGAATTACGGAGCGTCGGGTTGTCGTCACAAAAGAGTAGATACATCCGCGATCTCACCGAGCACGTTCTCGATGGACGGCTCAAGCTGCGCGCTTTGCATCACCGGTCGGATGAAGAAGTCATCGAGTTGCTGACAGACGTGAAGGGAATCGGTCACTGGACTGCGCAGATGTTTTTGATGTTTTCTCTCGGGCGACCTGATGTCCTTCCGTGGGGAGATCTCGGAATTCAGACTGCGATGAAGAGGCTCTATCAACTCGACGAACTTCCCGATCGTGTTCACTGTCACGCTCTCGCGGAACCTTGGCGACCTTACTCAACCGTGGCCTGTTTATATCTCTGGAGAACGATCGACTGA
- a CDS encoding DUF1501 domain-containing protein, whose translation MLSFVDSSNRGSRREFLRIGSLALGGLGLPGLWRNAIGADHAPGLLTDRSVVFVFMHGGPSQIETFDPKMDAPVEIASVTGEISTKLPGVTFGSSFPELASLADQFCVVRSFQTGNGIHDVKPVVSSATSNINLGSLYSRIAGQNRPDTGMPTNVCLFPRSVDDSTMPAFKELGDLESTGTLGTGYRPFSPSGGGDLQQDMQLHLSLDRLNDRRKLLQNLDRIQTGVDSNPEWDSLNKLTHQAFSTVLGGIADAFDLSREDPKTVAMYDTAPLVRPDAIDKKWNNHKRYADNGKSFGKLMLLARRLCERGCGFVTVTTNFVWDMHADQNNAGMAEGMKYLGGPFDRGISAFLKDLRQRGLSDKILLVCCGEMGRTPRINAGGGRDHWGRLAPLMLSGPGIPRGAVFGESTRDASEPLSTPVGIPHLVSTVLNSLIDGGTLRLDTATPREVTNAVFAPPIPFANA comes from the coding sequence GTGCTCAGTTTTGTAGACAGCAGCAATCGAGGAAGTCGTCGAGAATTCCTCCGCATCGGAAGTTTAGCGCTCGGAGGATTAGGGCTTCCCGGACTTTGGCGAAACGCGATCGGAGCAGATCACGCTCCCGGACTGCTGACGGATCGCTCAGTCGTGTTTGTATTCATGCACGGTGGGCCGAGTCAGATCGAGACGTTCGATCCGAAAATGGATGCTCCGGTGGAAATCGCCAGTGTCACCGGCGAAATCTCGACGAAGCTGCCCGGCGTGACCTTCGGAAGCAGCTTTCCTGAGTTGGCCTCTCTTGCCGATCAATTCTGTGTTGTTCGTTCGTTTCAGACCGGCAACGGAATTCACGATGTGAAACCGGTCGTCAGTTCGGCGACGTCAAATATCAATCTCGGCTCGCTGTACTCCCGCATCGCTGGCCAAAATCGTCCTGATACCGGGATGCCGACGAATGTCTGCCTCTTCCCGCGATCAGTGGATGATTCAACGATGCCCGCTTTCAAAGAGCTGGGCGATCTCGAATCGACGGGAACACTCGGAACCGGTTATCGCCCCTTCAGTCCCAGCGGAGGAGGGGACCTGCAACAGGACATGCAGCTGCATCTCTCGCTTGATCGATTAAACGACCGTCGCAAGTTGCTTCAGAATCTGGATCGAATCCAAACGGGAGTTGATAGCAATCCGGAATGGGACAGCCTCAATAAATTGACTCATCAAGCCTTCAGTACAGTTCTGGGCGGCATTGCGGACGCGTTTGACCTTTCACGTGAAGATCCGAAAACCGTCGCCATGTACGATACGGCGCCGCTTGTTCGACCGGATGCGATCGATAAGAAATGGAACAACCACAAGCGATATGCTGATAACGGGAAAAGTTTCGGCAAGCTGATGCTTCTCGCACGACGACTCTGTGAACGCGGGTGTGGATTCGTCACCGTGACAACCAATTTTGTATGGGACATGCACGCCGATCAGAACAACGCCGGCATGGCGGAAGGCATGAAGTATCTCGGTGGTCCGTTTGATCGCGGGATATCAGCATTCTTGAAAGACCTTCGGCAGCGGGGGCTTTCAGACAAAATCCTGCTCGTCTGCTGCGGGGAAATGGGGCGTACTCCGAGAATCAATGCTGGTGGCGGACGAGATCATTGGGGCCGACTCGCTCCGCTGATGTTGTCTGGACCGGGGATTCCACGAGGTGCTGTCTTCGGCGAATCGACGCGCGATGCGTCCGAGCCGTTGTCGACTCCTGTCGGAATTCCGCATCTTGTGTCGACAGTCTTGAATTCTCTCATCGATGGAGGCACGCTTCGCCTGGACACAGCTACGCCGCGAGAAGTCACCAACGCGGTCTTCGCTCCTCCCATTCCCTTTGCGAATGCTTAA
- a CDS encoding methyltransferase domain-containing protein translates to MAKTDRDWDQKYRTNETPWDSGIPSLELRRVLESATLPPTTALELGCGTGTNAIYLAESGWQVAAVDCSAPALELARRKSEKAEVEVEWILDDVVRFGADREPVDFVFDRGCYHCCRRVDLEGYLETLEAVTKTGSKMLVLCGNTNSTEAGGPPRVSKSEIEAEFSPLFEFHHIREFHFEDAGNVQGPLGWSVLMSRR, encoded by the coding sequence ATGGCGAAAACCGATAGAGACTGGGACCAGAAGTACCGAACAAACGAGACTCCCTGGGATTCTGGAATTCCCTCTCTGGAGCTGCGACGTGTTCTTGAATCAGCGACCCTGCCGCCAACGACTGCGCTGGAGTTAGGCTGCGGAACCGGGACGAACGCGATCTATCTCGCTGAGAGCGGATGGCAAGTTGCTGCTGTCGATTGCTCGGCTCCTGCACTCGAATTGGCTCGTCGAAAGTCTGAGAAAGCAGAAGTGGAAGTCGAGTGGATTCTTGACGATGTCGTTCGCTTCGGAGCAGATCGAGAACCAGTCGATTTCGTCTTCGATCGAGGTTGTTACCACTGCTGTCGACGAGTCGATCTGGAAGGCTATCTGGAGACGCTTGAAGCAGTCACTAAAACCGGTAGCAAAATGCTTGTTTTGTGCGGCAACACGAATTCAACCGAAGCGGGCGGTCCGCCGCGCGTCTCGAAATCCGAGATCGAAGCTGAGTTTTCTCCGCTGTTTGAATTCCATCACATTCGTGAGTTCCACTTTGAGGATGCAGGGAACGTGCAAGGCCCTCTGGGGTGGTCGGTGTTGATGTCGAGAAGGTGA
- a CDS encoding polyprenyl synthetase family protein, whose product MQQVSDLSRYLDQLRVQIEESLISATTFSDQCPPQLLEAVRYSLLAPGKRVRPCLALMACDACGEPAEKAIPAAISLEMIHCYSLIHDDLPAMDDDDLRRGRPTNHIKFGEATAILAGDALLTRAFEVLALGIEEADIAVACISELASAAGAEGMVGGQQADLEAETRTITDPKELQGIHRRKTGRLLAASLLMGGRIARADDETLECLKIYGESVGLAFQIADDLLDVVGDSAKMGKHVQKDADHGKSTYPGLLGIETSRSKASQLIDQACDAVSCFGEQGQHLIDLAKYLIERDH is encoded by the coding sequence ATGCAGCAAGTCTCCGACCTTTCCAGGTACCTTGACCAACTCAGGGTTCAGATCGAAGAGTCGCTGATCTCTGCCACGACATTTTCTGATCAATGTCCGCCGCAACTTTTGGAAGCGGTGCGATACAGCTTGCTGGCCCCGGGGAAAAGAGTCCGCCCGTGCCTGGCACTCATGGCTTGCGATGCTTGCGGAGAACCTGCCGAGAAAGCGATTCCCGCTGCCATCTCACTGGAAATGATCCATTGTTATTCGTTGATTCATGACGATCTCCCCGCGATGGACGACGATGATCTCCGTCGCGGACGGCCGACGAATCACATCAAATTTGGTGAAGCAACAGCGATTCTCGCAGGCGATGCCCTGCTGACGCGTGCGTTTGAAGTTCTCGCGCTCGGAATCGAAGAGGCTGACATCGCGGTCGCCTGCATTTCTGAACTTGCTTCCGCTGCGGGGGCAGAGGGAATGGTCGGCGGGCAACAGGCGGACCTTGAAGCAGAAACGCGAACAATCACTGATCCCAAGGAGCTTCAGGGGATTCACCGTCGTAAAACCGGGCGTCTTTTGGCTGCGTCCCTTCTGATGGGCGGACGCATTGCCCGAGCCGACGACGAAACACTCGAATGCCTGAAGATTTATGGCGAATCGGTTGGATTAGCGTTTCAAATTGCGGATGATCTCTTGGATGTGGTCGGGGATTCCGCGAAAATGGGGAAACACGTCCAGAAGGATGCCGATCACGGAAAATCGACTTACCCCGGACTTCTGGGAATTGAAACAAGCCGATCGAAAGCTTCGCAGCTGATCGATCAGGCTTGCGATGCTGTCTCATGTTTTGGAGAACAGGGACAGCACTTAATTGATTTAGCGAAATATCTCATCGAGCGAGACCATTGA
- the dxs gene encoding 1-deoxy-D-xylulose-5-phosphate synthase: protein MEYELLPMISSPEELKTLSNQQLEQLAEEIREALCEIVSDRPAHFASNLGVVELAIALHLVFDFSKDRLIWDTGHQIYPHKLLTGRFPEFQTIRRKGGLMGYPNPSESDYDLFMTGHAGASVSTSLGLKAGDDLVYPGENRKSVAVLGDGALPSGVVFEAFNNAAGLNKDLLVILNDNKMGICPRVGGLAKYLDKARAAPFYNGLKRDVSWLLNKVPMIGESAADTLGNFKDAVKSFLHGGMLFEELGFRYVGPVDGHDLSSLQDALKMVKEIKGPVLLHVFTEKGHGFEPASQNPVKFHTPAPFCRDEDVGVVYAPKASSPAYTDVVSDSIHSAMSENEKVCVLTAAMCQGNKLDQIRADFPDRFFDTGICEGHAVAFAGGMAKSGMRPVVDIYSTFLQRSFDHIFQEVALQNLPVTFCLDRAGLCGPDGPTHHGLFDVSYMRVFPNITIMAPGDTLDVAPMLNFCLTHDGPASIRYPKTKAETIERDFAEIEYGKSEVIRWGEDGMFVAFGAQLPTCVAAAERLAKDGVDVGVINARFLRPLDTETIFRAIQDTGFVITVEENTLCGGFGSAVLEAANDAGIRTDNIRRLGIPDHFIEHGERSELLADLGLDVAGLMKAAHEMSQKHLSSDSAVA, encoded by the coding sequence ATGGAATACGAATTGCTCCCCATGATCAGTTCCCCTGAGGAGCTGAAAACCCTGTCCAATCAGCAGCTCGAACAGCTTGCCGAAGAGATTCGCGAAGCATTGTGTGAGATTGTTTCCGATCGTCCTGCGCACTTTGCGAGTAACTTGGGAGTAGTCGAACTCGCGATTGCGCTGCATCTGGTTTTCGACTTCTCGAAGGATCGCCTGATCTGGGATACCGGGCATCAGATCTATCCTCACAAATTGCTGACTGGCCGATTTCCAGAATTCCAAACCATTCGTCGCAAAGGTGGGTTGATGGGGTATCCCAACCCATCTGAAAGCGACTACGACCTGTTCATGACTGGTCACGCCGGAGCGAGCGTCTCGACTTCACTCGGACTGAAAGCTGGTGACGACCTTGTCTATCCGGGCGAGAATCGAAAGTCCGTGGCGGTCCTCGGAGATGGTGCGCTGCCGTCGGGTGTCGTTTTCGAAGCATTCAACAACGCTGCGGGACTCAACAAAGACCTGCTTGTCATTCTCAACGACAACAAGATGGGAATCTGCCCGCGCGTCGGTGGTCTGGCCAAGTACCTCGATAAAGCTCGGGCTGCTCCATTCTATAACGGGTTGAAGCGAGACGTGTCATGGTTGCTTAACAAGGTCCCGATGATTGGGGAATCTGCAGCAGACACACTAGGAAACTTCAAAGACGCAGTGAAGAGCTTCCTGCATGGCGGGATGCTGTTTGAAGAACTCGGGTTTCGATACGTTGGTCCCGTTGATGGCCACGATCTTTCATCGCTGCAAGATGCGTTGAAGATGGTTAAAGAAATCAAGGGGCCTGTACTGCTTCACGTCTTCACTGAGAAGGGACACGGCTTCGAGCCAGCCTCTCAGAATCCTGTGAAGTTCCACACGCCTGCTCCGTTCTGTCGTGACGAAGATGTGGGAGTTGTCTACGCCCCCAAAGCTTCCAGCCCGGCTTATACAGATGTCGTGAGCGATTCGATTCACTCGGCGATGTCTGAGAATGAGAAAGTTTGTGTTCTGACTGCAGCGATGTGTCAGGGGAATAAACTGGATCAGATTCGCGCCGACTTCCCCGATCGCTTTTTCGATACCGGAATTTGTGAAGGACACGCTGTGGCGTTTGCCGGAGGAATGGCGAAGTCTGGAATGCGTCCGGTTGTTGACATTTACAGCACATTCCTGCAGAGAAGCTTCGACCACATTTTCCAGGAAGTTGCACTGCAAAATCTACCGGTCACTTTCTGTCTCGATCGAGCCGGTTTGTGCGGTCCAGATGGTCCGACGCACCACGGCTTGTTCGACGTCTCGTACATGCGTGTCTTCCCGAACATCACGATCATGGCTCCCGGCGACACACTCGACGTCGCCCCAATGCTCAACTTCTGTTTGACGCATGACGGTCCTGCGTCCATTCGATATCCCAAGACCAAAGCAGAGACGATCGAACGCGATTTCGCCGAAATCGAATACGGAAAATCGGAAGTCATCCGCTGGGGTGAAGATGGAATGTTCGTTGCGTTCGGTGCGCAGCTGCCCACATGTGTTGCTGCCGCTGAGCGATTGGCTAAGGACGGAGTTGATGTTGGTGTCATCAACGCACGTTTCCTAAGACCTCTCGATACCGAAACGATCTTCCGAGCGATTCAGGATACAGGATTTGTCATCACTGTCGAAGAAAACACTCTGTGCGGTGGATTCGGGAGTGCCGTCCTGGAAGCAGCCAATGATGCTGGAATTCGAACAGACAACATTCGTCGTCTCGGAATTCCGGATCATTTCATCGAACATGGTGAACGCAGCGAGTTACTGGCAGACCTTGGCCTCGACGTTGCCGGGTTGATGAAAGCCGCTCATGAGATGTCGCAAAAACATCTCTCCAGCGATTCAGCAGTTGCTTGA